AGTTGCTAGCATCGTCGACCACACCAACGTGTCATGTAATCCTGATAACTTACAGTCACTTTTTCACTCTGATATCGAGTTAGCTTCAAACTACGCCTGATGTCTGGTGTGACCAGTCCTTTATAGCCACCTTTATGTAGTAGGGAGTCTATTGTTTGTATTTGGTTCCACCCtaaacaaattttcacattgcaTTCTTAATCtcaggctaataatataaattttgaaaaaattaaatacataccTTGTTCCAATGCTACATCAGGCAAATATGTCGCAGTTcgtttatttcccttttcattatGAAATTCTATGCGAATTCCATGAACTCCTACAACCCAATCTAAATAATCTGTTCCATCTTCAAAATGTCGAAGTATAGAAACGCTAACATGCAAACGTGGAAGTTCTTCCAACGTGATTGGATTAAATCTTGAATCCTTGAAAGCACTATGAGAAACAATACACTTAAAACTCCTCAAAAGGTATCATAATTTTCAATACTCATGTATTGAATACCTAGTGGTAGCATATTCCCGTAATCCTGCATGTAAATGCATTGCATTAAATGTACCAATGCAGCCTCGTAATCTCATATCTTTGCCAATAGTCCATGTTACAAACAATGGGCTTCAAAgttgaatataaatattacattagCATATGATTAATATgatgaaaattttatgaatatatatttcaattgattattattgaattttaataaattttccaattacattaagataaaaaattactaaaaaccAAAATATatcggaataaataaatgaattgtaCATTATATGACACGTTTCACAATTACAAATACAAGATATAATCAAATGAATCTATATATGTGTTTTTTGGCTAGGAAACTATTGTTTTATTTAGTATCCTGAAACAcagataaacatatatatatcaaaatatttgaaataatagtaTAACTGACCTAAAACGCTCAAGGTTTGTATGGCATATCATAAAAAAAACTTATAATCACTGTTTACAGTAGTAAACACGATATATAAGTACTTTGGACAAAACACGTTGCAAATACATGTAAAAaccaacaaattaaaatttctatttcaaaAACTGTGTTGACAATTTatggaaaagaaaaattaaatgattttgaaGGTTACAAGAATGAAGGTACGAAACATAGAGTGATATCGATGAAATATGCTCACAATGCTTCGTTGCTGAAGTTGGGTGGTTTTGGTGGATCAAGTTGGTGCAATTGGCAGTAAAGGACATCGAAACAATAAAAGCCCATCTCAGGCTGAACTATTATAGCGTTTCGCATATGAATACCATTTTGCAAACTAACAATACCGTTACGCGGAACACTTGAGGAATCGTTCAACTTTTGCTTTTTCGCACCACAACACCCAGCTGCCATATTTTGTTACTTAACTCTTTCAACTACCATGGACACGATCGTTTTCCGAATCATACATCTCGCTCGTCCGTTGCAAATGCATACTAAATTACGAACGCGTTCCGCTAGGTGTCTCACCATTTAAGAAAACAGCTGTTTCACTGTTTATGTTTTTTCTGATGCTGACTATCCACTGAGAGAACGAACAAAGGAGAAATATTTGTCGATGTTTATCTCACGAACTAGCAAACGAAATCTTATCGTATAttgcgaaataaaataaaaaattgtcaaatttttaaatataaatgttaaaaatttttaaatttaggaatttggaatttaaacattggaagatttggagttGTTAATCAAACTCAATGTGGTTTGCAAGCTACCACATGACAATCTAGTTTATTATTACACTAAATTCCGCAGTCTCAAAATTttcgtttttcattttataataaatcatttattacttctagtaattttaatatcaaatttatttacattgcATACACATTGTCACAAATCAAGCACACGTTTCATTACTTCAATAATGAATACTTTACATTTTACTACATAACTGGCAGTTTATTGGACGTTATAAGATATTAGGTACATAATTAAGTGTCAGAACCTAAATAGATAACAGAATATTCTACTAGCAACAAATATCaactataaattaacaaaatttaataggtTTCTGTGTTTTTATAAGATGTTTttgtaataacaaaaataattattaataaattggcagtgtataaaataattaagcgaaaataaaacaataaaaaaagtaaAGATATTAATATGTGGAAGAACATATTTTATCCAATCTTAATGAATGCAAAATTTTAAACTgctttaatatgttaatatgtattATGCCTTGTTTCAATGAAAATAGAGCAATCAGATAAGCATTTTATACAAAGCAATAGCAATTCTATTCGTATTTTACGAGTCACAGAattaaaatcacaatgagaTCGTCACATTTTTACTTATAGCTAAGTCACAACTATTATTAATGGATTTTAATAGTCATAATGCAGTCCATTGCTTATTTACAGTAGAGGTCCCTTCTATAAATTCTTCATCACATTGACATATGTTTAAAGAGTATTAtctaaatcttaaaaattaaaactaaatcgTACTATATCACATAACAGAAGGAAGTTATCACAAAgacaagtattaaaatttggagCAATGCTAATTTAACTTTTTCACTTATATGGTTAATTTATACGTAAATATCTTTAACAAATATAAGAATCCTTTGCTGTAATAAAACTCTGGACTATAATATAACCATAGTTACTAAACTTCAATGTAGCAAtggtattaaaaaaatgaaatataaaaataatcatttatcACCTATAAGTTTCTATATGATACTGCAGATTTTCCATTTCTGTAGATTCcaatgtttaaatttgatacAAACAATCACTTGCAGATAATATAACAGAAATCATTTATTCATACCATTAGTACAAAGAAATTTGAATTAGTGGATTTAATGCGCGAGTGTTGTACAAATGAATGTTTTTAAGTAAGTTTCTCtgcatattaaaaaaagaaaaacaaaacatATTTTGCATTGATTATCTAATTCACACTAACGACAATTCGAATGAAAATCATTTAGGATCTATGGCAAGTAACATAATATGCTGCAAATAACTGTATGCCACATAAGAATTACGAGAACATCAGAAGAAATGCTGACAATAGAAAATCTGTATTCTCCTATTCTtcatttatgtacatattttacgTACACAAATCTAAAAATGACGTTCTATGTTTCGTTTTTCATAATATACGAATAATAGAAACATATTTTCACACGAATTTGTACATTAAATCTTGTGAAGCAGGCAGTGAATTGCAGGCAGCATCACTGTGctataaaattgtttatgtCACTCGTATACTGCagacataaattataaatggacATTTGGTAAGTATGATGGCAGagctaatttaattatatttacatcCTATTTGTGGACTGAATTAGGTTATTTCATTTATGAACGCATTAAAGCATGAGAGAATGagtaattatattatagtacaagttttcaaatttcaataattaatgtGTAACctcgtataataattataaatattaagtttAAAGTTAATGTACTTTTCATAcatgttttataattatttatataattattaaagatCAACAAAGAAACAAAACAGTGCCATCATACATAAACTTCTATCATCCTCAAGGAGGACTTTGTGGTATTATAAAGGGAAAACTATGTATGCAAAAACATACAAAGTATAGTAGGCACCATTTCAAACAGTGAAAGATCGCAAACAATAGCCGCCTCCAGTGTCATTTTCGTTTACGAATTGCGTGATCGGTGGATTCTTGTGACGGAAACCGGTGAACTCGAGGGGGAGGATAAAGGTGTGGATGAGGAGGAGGATAGGGTGAACCCGTTTGATCCCACCAAAATGATGAATAATCCCATATAGGTACCATAACAGGGGAAATGGGAGGTACTGGAAGGGGATGTATAAATGCAGGATGATTACGTTGTGTCATTACTAATCCATGATCTTGACTGGCCATGTAAGAATTGCATTGAGAACTATTATATAGTAAATGAGAAGTATGAGAGGTGTTAGGATTATAATGAACTGCAATAGAACTTTGTGATAACTGGGATCCTTGGCTAGGACCCCAAGCCAGCTGCTAGCATCTTCGGCTATGCCAATGTGTCATATAGTCCTGATAGCTTACAGTAACCTTCTCACTCTGGTAACGGGTCAATTTGACACTGCGTCTAATATCCGGAGTAACAAGTCCTTTGTAACCACCTTTATGAAGCAACGAATCTATCGTTTGTATCTGGTCCCATCCTACACAGGATAAATTATGCCTATCAAAccaattacatttataaaagtAATTGTGCATAttgaaaaatacataaaaattttgaacactTGTATGTATTTATCAAATAAACAACATTTACTATTCATGAtaacaaaataacatacaaaccTTGCTCTGTTGCAACATCAGGTAAATAGGTAGCAGTTCGTTTATTGCCCTTTTCATTATGAAATTCTATACGAATTCCATGAACACCTACTTCCCAATCTAAATAATCAACACCATCCTCAAAGTGTCTCAAAATGGAGACACTTACATGCAAGCGTGGAAGTTCTTCTCGTGTTATAGGATTAAAACGTGAATCTTTGAATGCACTTTGAAAAGTATCTCATGTCTTTAAATATATAGAGCAatgacaatatttaaaataaaagtataaacaGTTTTACCTTGTTGTTGCATATTCCCGAAGTCCAGCATGTAACTGCATCGCGTTAAATGTGCCAATACAACCTCTTAACCTCATGTCCTTCCCAATAGTCCATGTAACAAATAACGGGCTACAAAATTAGGAGTAAACAATTAATCATCTTCCTTCCcttttttattattgtcaataaaattcaatatttacttaaatatttttctaaatattaatCTTTCCATAAGTATTCAACTTTGCACTTCATATTCTTTGCAtgctatataatatatacatgaaattgttaatatattcattataaaatatttgtattatatattataaacaataaacATTTAAAACAACCTATGTAATAGGAATAAGTTtgtaaaatacttgaaatacacAAACTATAAAATATGACATTGACAAATATTTGTAAGACAAAAGTCTTTGTTTCATTGCAAAATATAAGACTCGATGCATCAACATCGAACAAAGAAACTTTAGGAGGGTAAAGGCACGCGAGAATAACATTGGTCAGAAAAGAACgaaagagtgagagagagagagtagcTAATGGCGCGGGTAGGTAAGACAAAGATAACACTATAGGCAAAAGAAAGATAGTAATGTGAAAGAAAGTccaaaaagaaatgaaatgtGTAAAGGCAATATCGCCAACTATAATTACTCACAACGCTTCGTTACTGAAGTTGGGTGATTTTGGAGGGTCAAGTTGATGTAATTGACAATAGAGTACATCGAAGCAAAAGAAGCCCATCTCGGGCTTCACTATCACACCGTTTCTTAATTGAGTGCCATTTTGCAGCACCGATCCGTTACAAGGAACACTCAACGAATTGTTCAGCTTCTGCTTTTTCGTTCCACAACAACCTGCAGCCATGTTTCGTTAGTCGATTCCTTCGACGGACGCGGCTACTGCAAATACAATCGGTCCTCGACCCACACGTCTCCCATTCTTCCCTGTCGTCGCGGTCCTGATTGCGCGCGCGTTCCGTTAGATGTCCTCGTGTTCGCGAAAACAGCTGTTTTATTTTCCGCCATTTGTCGCGAGCGCCGTGTCGACAGTCGAACTTGAAAATTGGCGGTAGTACTTTACGGTTCCTTTTATTCTAGTCCAATTTGTGAAAATTCACCGCTTAAAAGTAAAACGAATCAATCAAAAAATAAACAGTTACAACGTGGAAGTGTTGAGGAGGTCAAGTCGCATCGTACGATAAAAGCACCATTTTCTATTCGAAAAGTAGAGCACCCAATAtacatttgaatttttgtgCACCTTTCGAAGAGTTCAATTTAGTGTTTGTACCTTTGTGCACAACAACGTTCAATGCATAACTATCCCATGAGTTCGACAATGTATGCGTCATCTATTTAACAGGTACCTGATCACAGTTTCGTATTGGTAT
Above is a window of Megachile rotundata isolate GNS110a chromosome 1, iyMegRotu1, whole genome shotgun sequence DNA encoding:
- the LOC105664179 gene encoding AMMECR1-like protein isoform X2 is translated as MAAGCCGAKKQKLNDSSSVPRNGIVSLQNGIHMRNAIIVQPEMGFYCFDVLYCQLHQLDPPKPPNFSNEAFPLFVTWTIGKDMRLRGCIGTFNAMHLHAGLREYATTSAFKDSRFNPITLEELPRLHVSVSILRHFEDGTDYLDWVVGVHGIRIEFHNEKGNKRTATYLPDVALEQGWNQIQTIDSLLHKGGYKGLVTPDIRRSLKLTRYQSEKVTYIL
- the LOC105664179 gene encoding AMMECR1-like protein isoform X1, with the protein product MAAGCCGAKKQKLNDSSSVPRNGIVSLQNGIHMRNAIIVQPEMGFYCFDVLYCQLHQLDPPKPPNFSNEAFPLFVTWTIGKDMRLRGCIGTFNAMHLHAGLREYATTSAFKDSRFNPITLEELPRLHVSVSILRHFEDGTDYLDWVVGVHGIRIEFHNEKGNKRTATYLPDVALEQGWNQIQTIDSLLHKGGYKGLVTPDIRRSLKLTRYQSEKVTVSYQDYMTRWCGRRC
- the LOC100877497 gene encoding nuclear protein AMMECR1, which translates into the protein MAAGCCGTKKQKLNNSLSVPCNGSVLQNGTQLRNGVIVKPEMGFFCFDVLYCQLHQLDPPKSPNFSNEAFPLFVTWTIGKDMRLRGCIGTFNAMQLHAGLREYATTSAFKDSRFNPITREELPRLHVSVSILRHFEDGVDYLDWEVGVHGIRIEFHNEKGNKRTATYLPDVATEQGWDQIQTIDSLLHKGGYKGLVTPDIRRSVKLTRYQSEKVTVSYQDYMTHWHSRRC
- the LOC105664179 gene encoding AMMECR1-like protein isoform X3, whose translation is MAAGCCGAKKQKLNDSSSVPRNGIVSLQNGIHMRNAIIVQPEMGFYCFDVLYCQLHQLDPPKPPNFSNEAFAFKDSRFNPITLEELPRLHVSVSILRHFEDGTDYLDWVVGVHGIRIEFHNEKGNKRTATYLPDVALEQGWNQIQTIDSLLHKGGYKGLVTPDIRRSLKLTRYQSEKVTVSYQDYMTRWCGRRC